The Candidatus Mycosynbacter amalyticus genome contains the following window.
CTGTCGACAACTTCCACGCCAGCCATGAGATACGTCGGGTCGTTCTCGGCATCTTTGATACGCTCGGCAACAGTCGTAGAAGTAAAGCCAATTTTATGTAGATTCTTGATAGTTGTTATCTTCTCATCTTGGTTGCGTGAGCGAAGTACGTAAATGTGGCCAGCGATTGTATCGGCAGCATCGAGCTGTAGTTCACCGTTATAATCCGATGTCACTACGCAATAACCATCGTAGTAGAGTTGGCTCGAAAGCGAACGAAGATAGAGGTTTGATTCTGTGCCGTTCTCGTAAATCGCTCGGATACGGCTCTTCATGCGGCCATGTACCATCTTTTCTTCACCAATATCAGCGACGTAGAGCATCTGCCCGCCCGCCACAAAGTACGCTCCAGCTTTCAACTGTGTCACGCTCGTGAATCGCACCAGCTTAGCAGTGCGATCTCTCAAGCTTGCCTGCGTATCGGCAAACCCAGCTCGGAATGTATCGAAGTTATCGGCTCGCTTACGGGTTGCAATATCCTCAGGCGAAGCACGCTGCACCACAGGCACATTTTTGACACGCAGAATATCATCACCGACACCATTGAATAGCCCGAATGTATCGTCGCTAAACAGCTCATCGATAGATTCCGGAGCTTCGGGCGTTTCGAGCAAGCCAAGGCTGTCAATAGGCTGCAATGCCTCACTTTTCGCTGCATCTGCACGTATGGAGTTGAGTCGAGCAGCTAGCCCTGCTTCAGAAATATCAACGGCTTCTAGCTCTGGCAATCGGTCGTTCTTCTCGACGAAATCAACAATCTGCTGGAATGATGCCGTGAGCCTATCGTCGGCCGTTGCGGCAACCTGCTTTTTAGGCGGTACGAAAAGCTGGCCGTCATCCGACTCAAAAAGCTGAACAAGATCGTCGGGCATCTCCACTATGCGTTATTCCTCTCTTTTTCTTGCTGCCACACGGTATAGCGTCGGGTCAGGTATGCTTGCGCATTAGCCAGTAGCTTCTCGTTCTTATCGGTTGCATTTAGCGCAGGATATTTGCCGTTATGAGCAATCACGAACGCCTTGATTTGTGGTACAAGTGCAAGGGCATCTTCGTCTGACATATCAATCCGAGAGCCAGCAATCGTATCTTGAATAACACGAAACACATCTGCTCCCACTTTCTTGGATATCACCTCAAAGGCGTGCTGGAATGGATTGATCGAATCAATCAGGTCGATACTCAAATCATCAAGGTTTACAAAACTATTGGCCAGTGTAATGAACTTCTTGTCGCCCTCCTCGGTAACTTTCGTACCAGCAGATTTGAATGCCAGATTGCTCGCAAGATACTGACGAGTTACCTCAACTTCTTCGTCAGAAAGCCCAGGAAGTTTCTCTCGGATAATCTTTGACTGGAGGTGCTTCATATATTCACCCGAGTGGCCGTTTGCGGCAGCACGCTGTATCTGCGTATCTTGCAGTACGGCTGCAGTCAAATCTTCTAGCTCAGTCGCAAGGATTTGTTTGACACGCTCGGTTGGTGGGTTTTTGAGGCCTTTGACGAACACCTCGCCAGCCTGTGCTTTTTGGTCTGGCGAGACACGAGGCTTGAATGTAAAGTTTGGTGCTAGCACTTGCTCCATCAGGAGTGAAGCGGTGATAGCTTTGAGCATATTATTCACCGACACTTGCACATCTTCGGTAGTGCCATTTGGCTGCACGATGAGGTTAGTAAACTGAGCGTGTGATTTATTGTAGCTATCACGGGTACAGCGGCCAATAATCTGCACGATTTCCGTCAAACTTGCACGGTAGCCAATCGTCAATGCTTGTTCACACCATGGCCAGTCAAAGCCCTCTTTTGCCATACCTAGTGCCACGATGATATCTACGCCATCAATATCTTCACGAGCCACCTCGCTGAGGTATTTGGTGATTCTGGCACGGTGCAGTGGGTCGTCATCGACGAGATTGGCGACCTTGCGTGTTATGCCATTTCCATCGAGGATATATTCGATACCTGTTTCGCTGTCTTGCGATTGCCATTCACCGATATGGCCGTAAATCTGCTCGACCTCCTCGTGTTTTCCAACCTGCGTTGATTCTTTTGAGTTGACGTTCGGAATGTGAATAATCGTCTTTTTGCTTGGGTCAAGCACCGCACTTAATGCACCATCATCAAGATAACTTCCTGTATAGAAATGGTAACCAATACCAAGTGTTTCGAGGTAGGTATAGCCATTCAGCTGCTCATAGTAGGTATAGGTGACCTTATCAAACTCAGTTTCGTCCTCTGGCGTCAAAATCGGCACAGCATCGCCACGGAAGTACGAGCCGGTCATAGCGATTATCTGTACGTTAGTGCTATTCATCACTCGGTGTAGCAAATCACCAAGTCGGCTGTTATCGCTGACAGACACATGATGAAACTCGTCGATTGCCAGCACCGTGTCGTTAAACAGCTCGGTGTCCAGCTCTTCATTCTCAAACGCAAAGCGGAGCGTGGCATGCGTACATACCAATATCTTGCTATCATCCTGCATGAAGCGGACGAACGATTTTACCTTGCTTTTATCATCGCCCGTACCGAGACAGAGGTTGTTGCGATCCTCGACTTCCCAGTTGGCGAAGAAGCCGTTATCTACGAGGTTTGTATTACCGAATGATGAACCGATAGACTTTTCTGGCACGGCCACGATGACCTTTTTCTTGCCTTGGTGTATGAGCTTATCGAGGCCGATAAACATCAATGCTCGAGATTTACCAGACGCTGGCGGTGCTTTGATAAGCAAGTGATTGCTGGCACGTTTTTCAAACACCCGACACTGCATTTCTCGCATACCAAAGTTGTCGATCTTGGTAGACTCACCGTTCTTCTCGTATTTTACGTCGATGATGTTGAGGGTTTCGCTGTTCATGGTTATTTCTTATCTTTCTCGGTGTTAGTCATCTGCTCGTAGAGGGCAAAGAGGTCGGCAAGGCGTTCTTCGTCAGAATTGTATGGCTTTTGGCGATACAATCGGTCGACGGCCACATCCAACTCTTCGTGGGCTTGTCGCAAGTCTTCGGGCATTTTGTCTGGGTCGTACATCTCGGCCAGCGTTTTCTCTGAGTGATTCTCACGAGCAAAGAGAACGCTGCGAGCTTTGGCGGTTAGTTCCTGTTTTTCGTGCTCGAGCAGTGGACGGAGTGGGAATGTATTGTAGACAACTGAAGCTGAATACCTAAGCCGTGTTTCTAGCTGGCCACCGACCGCTCGCACCCACGCCATGTGCATTTTTGAGCTAAGAATGCCGAGTAGCCATGGTTCGGCATCGTAGATAGCGAATGCAGCATTTGATACGACCGTTCCTTTTGGCAAGATACTCATAGGGATGTACTGTCTGCGCTCTGAAGATACGATAGGAGCTATCAAGCATTGCCTATCTTGATAGCGAATTTCGGCAAATCGCCATGGCGTCGAGGCTAGCTTCTTGGTGCTAGCTCGCTTGCTATCCATACGCCACTCATATACTGCTTGGATCTTTTTGTTGAGTATCGGTATCTGCTTAGCTTCTTCGATATCCGCTTCGTTAATCCAGACGGCATACCGCTCAATGCCTCGTAGAAATTCCGCAGCACCGACAAACGGTTTGAGGAACTTCTCGGCATCTGGTGATGCCTTGAGGATATCCTTGTATTCGTTGAGTGATATTGTAAAGTGACCGTCATCGAGTGCGAAACTGCCATAGTCGAGAGATGGTATCGATGATAGTGGCTTAGAGCGTGACATCACAATCGTACTGCTGCCAGACGACAAGTATGCGTTGATATTGTCTACTTTTTGCCGAATACCGCCATTGTAGATATATTTATCTTTTGAACTCTCCGAACCTATGCCGATAACGACAACCGTAACGCCTGCATTATTTCTGGCACTGTTCTGCCATTTGAATGATTGGTGAGCAAAAATAATCTCGTGCTTTGTGTCGAATATGTACGACCATAGCAGCTCCACTTGCACGCCTTGAACGATGGAGTTGGTAGATATAATAGCAGCCCTGCATTTGTTACTATCACCGATGTAGTCGGCCGCTTTTTTGAACCACACAGCAATATAATCAAGGTTTCCGTAGCCCTTAATATCACCAAGAACGAGCTGCATATCTTCTTTTTGAGCAGCGTCGAGCCACCTCGCACCTCCATATGGTGGATTACCGATAAGATAGATCTCGTCGTATTCTTCTTTTACGAGTTCTTGTTGCTCACTCTCGTTCTCAAACCCTATGAGTTCACTTTGCTGGCTGGCGGCACTTGGTATGCCAACGGCATGCGGCACATTCGAGCAGACATCGTTCCAGTCCAGCCGAGCGGCATTGCCGTGGATGATATTCGCATTGTCTTTGAGCGGAATGAGCTTTATCTCTCGGCCGAACTGCTTCTCGAATTCGATGTTCATCTGATGCTTCGCAAGGTAGAGCGACAAGATGGCGATTTCGTGTGGGAAGTCGTCAATTTCGATGCCGTAGAAATTATCGAGTTTGATTTGCGAAGATAGCTTATTCTTCATACCTTCTTCGAGTAGGCTACCAAGGAGCAATCGCTCAATGATGGCATGTTCAATCTTACGCATTTCTTTGTAGGCAATAATCAGGAAATTACCACTACCACAGGCAGGGTCAAAGACCTTAATCTTGCTGATTCGCTCCCATAGACGGATGAGCTTGCTCGGGTTGTCATAGTGTTTGTCGAACTCCTCACGCAATTCATCGAGAAAGAGCGGCTCGATCGTTTTCATGATGTTTGGCACGCTAGTATAGTGCTGGCCGTGCGTGTGCCGCTGGTTTTCATCCACGATGCTCTGGAACATCGAGCCGAAGATATCGGGGTTGATTTCTGACCAGTTCAAGTTGCCGCAGTCGAGAATGAGTTTGCGAGCTTGGGCATTGAACTTTGGTATGCCGATGCTGTGCTTTTTGGTGTCAAAAATTGTACCGTTGACGTACGGAAACTTACTAAACGGACTGGTGAAGCTTGACTTATCTTCGGTATCGAGAGCGTCGAATAGCGTGCGGAGGAATGTATCGAGATCGCTGCCATCGGTCTGCGTGTAGTCCTTGATAGAGCCAGTAAAAATAGCCTTTTCATCATTACTAAATACCCGAGTATCCTCGGCAAAGAAGCAGAATAGTAAACGGCTAAAGAATACATTGAGGTCGTGACGGAAGTTAGCTTGTGGGTCAGCCAAGCGCTCGGCATTGAACTTCTCGATTTCAGAGTAGAGTTCTTGCATTTTGTCGGCCGCACGACGATCGGCAACGGCTTCAGTCTTTTCGTCGGTAATTTCATCACCCGTCCAGCCATAGAAAAAGTCAACATCACGATCAATATCTCGCAGATTGATATCGAGGCGAGTATCTTTCTTGGTGTCGATAGCAACGAGCTTGTCGTAATCGGTAACAATGAGGTAGCGAGGGTTATAGCGAACAACCAGCGGATCTTGCTCTAGTTCTTCAAGAGTAGAGCGAAGCTTGCTTGAATCGGTGATGTGCCTGAAGTACACGACGCCACGCTGCAATACGTCGTTTTCTTTGTCGCTGGCAAGATTGAGTGAGCCTTGACGTAGCTTGGTGATGGCCGAACTCGCACGGCCATAGGCAGCCAGCAGCTCATAGAGGATGTCGATATTGTACGATTCACGATTGGCCAGTTCGGTAACGTTTCTCTGGACATCGGCAAAGGCAAGACGCATCAGCAGACACCCTCTGCAAACGCATGATAATAGCAATAAGAAACTGACCTGTGAAGCGGCATAGTTTTGCGACCTTTCGTTTTCAGCCGCAAACAAAAATGCGACTATTTACTTAGTCGCAAAACTACAATTTATTTTCCGAAGAAAGATAAAAAGCGTAAATAGCCGCATTTAGCCTTCCTTCAGAAAAATAAATCAAATAAATTGTAGTTTTGCCTCTTTATTATACCATCATCTCCTCTGTATTTGTACGGTGCTGGCGATACTTATCTAAGTTTTTACATATCAACCCCTAGACTCTTGAGGTAAAGTATAATAAAAGAGCGAGGACGCCCCCTTGGGAATGGATAAGTGATAAAATGTCGATAATCAAGAAAATAACTAAGCTAAAAAATCTAGGTATCTATACCAGTTTTAATTGGGACACAAGTCTGCAAGAGCTAAAGCAATACAACGTCATTTACGGATGGAATGGCACAGGAAAGAGTACCTTCTCTAAGCTGCTCGGTGCATTGAATGTGGGCAACCATCCAGACTTTCCGTCTCTCGAGTATCAAGTACATGATAGTGATGGAAGTGTACACACCCACGGAACAGCTTTCGGCACCCCAATACGAGTCTTTAATACCGATTTTATTGCAGACAATATAGATTTCGACACTCTAAGCTCGAAGTCTATCACGGTAGTTCTAGGCAAAGAGAATAAGGCGGCACTCAAGGCTATCGAAGAGGACGAAGCCGAGCTAGCTAGAACAAAGGAAGCTATCCGCACGAAAACTATCGAGAAAGAGGCCAAAGAGAAAGAGCGAGGCCTAGAATTTACCACTGTCGCCAAAGTTATTGGTGCTGTGAGTCGAGGTGGCGTCGTGCGCACCTACAATAAAACTCACGCAGAGCAAGCCTTTGCAAGATTGTCTGACAAAGAATTGCTCGATGATACTGAGTTAGAAAAGCTAGTGTTGTCGGTTGCACAGCCATCTCTTCCTGAGCAGAAACAGATGTCGTTAGGCGAGACAAGCACTGACCTGTCAGAAATTATTGACGAAGCCCATACCCTACTAGCTAAGACGGTATCGGCTAGTGTTATTGAGCGACTCAAAGAAAATGCGGATATTTCTGAATGGGTAGAAGCAGGCATCAAAGTGCATGCCGACCACGAAAGTAATACATGCGAATTCTGCGGTAACCCATTAGACACAGCAAGGCTAGCAGAGCTAACGGCACATTTCAACGAAGCTGATGCAAAGTTAAAACTAGAGGTAGATGATCTTGCGAATAGATTAGTCACCGTATATAACATCATTAAAGATCTCAGCCCCGTCGACAAAATGAATCTCTATCAAGAGTTTCATAGCGACTACGCAGAAAAAGTGGAAAGCCTGACAAGCGAACGTGATGCTTTGCTTGAGTCCATAAAGAAATTTGGTGAGCTCGTGCGATCCAAGAAGCTTCATACGACCGAAGAGCTTAGTATTGCGGAAACGCCCGACCTTACAAAAATCACTAGCTCCTTGGATGAAGTAAATAAAATTATTGCCAATCACAATAAAAAGACAAGCGACTTCCTCAACCAACAAAAGAATGATAGTGCTAAAATCGAAAACCACCACCTTAGCGGCATCTATGACAAGGTCAATGGCCTGAAAGATCAGATTGAAGTACTGGATACCGAGATAGCTGTCCTGAAGGATGGAGATGAGAAAGTTACCGGACAAACTGAGCTACTGTCTAGAATTGCAACAAATAAGAGCAAGGTCTCGTCAGAGCATAAGGCCTGCGAACTGCTCAATGTGTCGCTCAAGAAGTTTCTAGGTCACGACGAGATAACATTTGCACCAAATACTGAAAGTGGCGATGACGCGGGCTATTTACTATTAAGGCGTGGCAACCCCGCGAAGAGCCTTAGTGAGGGCGAACGAACCGCAATCGCATTTGTATTTTTCGTAACACAGCTGCGAGACGATAGCTTCGATCCAAAGACCGGGATTATCGTTGTTGATGACCCAGTCTCTAGTCTCGACTCCAATTCACAGTATCAAGCGTTTTCATTTCTGAAAAAGGCCACCGAAGATGCGAGTCAGCTATTTATACTTACCCATAATTTCGACTTCTTGAAACTAGTAACTAACTGGATTAAGCACTCTCGTAAAACGTTTGGTTTATTTATGGTGAAGAATAGCTTCTCTGAAGCGGACAGCACACGCACTGCGTACCTAGATAAATTAGATAAAGCACTCGAAGAATTTGAAAGTGAATATCACTACTTATTCAATGTTGCCTACAAATACAAAGATGACGGCACTATAGCGAATGCCTATAAAATGCCCAACATAGCTCGTAAGCTACTCGACAGCTTCTTGATGTTCCGAGTCCCAAAGAATACTAATACATTCAACCGCTTACAGGAAATAAGCTATGACGAAGAGAAAAAAGCATCTATCTATAAGTTCGCCAACGACCAGTCGCATATTACAGGCTCTGGTTTTGACCCCTCTTTGGTACCCGAGGCCAAAAATTGCATAACCGACTTGCTTGACATGATGAAGGCAGTTGACCCCGACCACTTTAGATACCTAGAGGAAACCATATCTTAAGACTACGATCTTAAACTGGCTTTGTATCTTTTATTACAAAAAGGCTTTGCGAATTACTGGCAATCTTTTGCATATCCCGCATCAAGTGCTTCTTCTGGCGTAGCGAACCGCAGTTTCTCAGGATAGTCGGCTGGATATGGCGTGTAACTCTGTTCGTTGCTAAGGTAGCCAACGAGTACCGTACAATTACTA
Protein-coding sequences here:
- a CDS encoding AAA family ATPase, encoding MSIIKKITKLKNLGIYTSFNWDTSLQELKQYNVIYGWNGTGKSTFSKLLGALNVGNHPDFPSLEYQVHDSDGSVHTHGTAFGTPIRVFNTDFIADNIDFDTLSSKSITVVLGKENKAALKAIEEDEAELARTKEAIRTKTIEKEAKEKERGLEFTTVAKVIGAVSRGGVVRTYNKTHAEQAFARLSDKELLDDTELEKLVLSVAQPSLPEQKQMSLGETSTDLSEIIDEAHTLLAKTVSASVIERLKENADISEWVEAGIKVHADHESNTCEFCGNPLDTARLAELTAHFNEADAKLKLEVDDLANRLVTVYNIIKDLSPVDKMNLYQEFHSDYAEKVESLTSERDALLESIKKFGELVRSKKLHTTEELSIAETPDLTKITSSLDEVNKIIANHNKKTSDFLNQQKNDSAKIENHHLSGIYDKVNGLKDQIEVLDTEIAVLKDGDEKVTGQTELLSRIATNKSKVSSEHKACELLNVSLKKFLGHDEITFAPNTESGDDAGYLLLRRGNPAKSLSEGERTAIAFVFFVTQLRDDSFDPKTGIIVVDDPVSSLDSNSQYQAFSFLKKATEDASQLFILTHNFDFLKLVTNWIKHSRKTFGLFMVKNSFSEADSTRTAYLDKLDKALEEFESEYHYLFNVAYKYKDDGTIANAYKMPNIARKLLDSFLMFRVPKNTNTFNRLQEISYDEEKKASIYKFANDQSHITGSGFDPSLVPEAKNCITDLLDMMKAVDPDHFRYLEETIS
- a CDS encoding GIY-YIG nuclease family protein, with product MPDDLVQLFESDDGQLFVPPKKQVAATADDRLTASFQQIVDFVEKNDRLPELEAVDISEAGLAARLNSIRADAAKSEALQPIDSLGLLETPEAPESIDELFSDDTFGLFNGVGDDILRVKNVPVVQRASPEDIATRKRADNFDTFRAGFADTQASLRDRTAKLVRFTSVTQLKAGAYFVAGGQMLYVADIGEEKMVHGRMKSRIRAIYENGTESNLYLRSLSSQLYYDGYCVVTSDYNGELQLDAADTIAGHIYVLRSRNQDEKITTIKNLHKIGFTSTTVAERIKDAENDPTYLMAGVEVVDSYIITGDYNTQKVEHFIHRIFADVKVDLKIIDRSGQEYAPSEWYSVPLIAIEQAVNMLQNGDITEYKYDKDLEQLILRNA
- a CDS encoding DEAD/DEAH box helicase, yielding MNSETLNIIDVKYEKNGESTKIDNFGMREMQCRVFEKRASNHLLIKAPPASGKSRALMFIGLDKLIHQGKKKVIVAVPEKSIGSSFGNTNLVDNGFFANWEVEDRNNLCLGTGDDKSKVKSFVRFMQDDSKILVCTHATLRFAFENEELDTELFNDTVLAIDEFHHVSVSDNSRLGDLLHRVMNSTNVQIIAMTGSYFRGDAVPILTPEDETEFDKVTYTYYEQLNGYTYLETLGIGYHFYTGSYLDDGALSAVLDPSKKTIIHIPNVNSKESTQVGKHEEVEQIYGHIGEWQSQDSETGIEYILDGNGITRKVANLVDDDPLHRARITKYLSEVAREDIDGVDIIVALGMAKEGFDWPWCEQALTIGYRASLTEIVQIIGRCTRDSYNKSHAQFTNLIVQPNGTTEDVQVSVNNMLKAITASLLMEQVLAPNFTFKPRVSPDQKAQAGEVFVKGLKNPPTERVKQILATELEDLTAAVLQDTQIQRAAANGHSGEYMKHLQSKIIREKLPGLSDEEVEVTRQYLASNLAFKSAGTKVTEEGDKKFITLANSFVNLDDLSIDLIDSINPFQHAFEVISKKVGADVFRVIQDTIAGSRIDMSDEDALALVPQIKAFVIAHNGKYPALNATDKNEKLLANAQAYLTRRYTVWQQEKERNNA
- a CDS encoding class I SAM-dependent DNA methyltransferase, with translation MRLAFADVQRNVTELANRESYNIDILYELLAAYGRASSAITKLRQGSLNLASDKENDVLQRGVVYFRHITDSSKLRSTLEELEQDPLVVRYNPRYLIVTDYDKLVAIDTKKDTRLDINLRDIDRDVDFFYGWTGDEITDEKTEAVADRRAADKMQELYSEIEKFNAERLADPQANFRHDLNVFFSRLLFCFFAEDTRVFSNDEKAIFTGSIKDYTQTDGSDLDTFLRTLFDALDTEDKSSFTSPFSKFPYVNGTIFDTKKHSIGIPKFNAQARKLILDCGNLNWSEINPDIFGSMFQSIVDENQRHTHGQHYTSVPNIMKTIEPLFLDELREEFDKHYDNPSKLIRLWERISKIKVFDPACGSGNFLIIAYKEMRKIEHAIIERLLLGSLLEEGMKNKLSSQIKLDNFYGIEIDDFPHEIAILSLYLAKHQMNIEFEKQFGREIKLIPLKDNANIIHGNAARLDWNDVCSNVPHAVGIPSAASQQSELIGFENESEQQELVKEEYDEIYLIGNPPYGGARWLDAAQKEDMQLVLGDIKGYGNLDYIAVWFKKAADYIGDSNKCRAAIISTNSIVQGVQVELLWSYIFDTKHEIIFAHQSFKWQNSARNNAGVTVVVIGIGSESSKDKYIYNGGIRQKVDNINAYLSSGSSTIVMSRSKPLSSIPSLDYGSFALDDGHFTISLNEYKDILKASPDAEKFLKPFVGAAEFLRGIERYAVWINEADIEEAKQIPILNKKIQAVYEWRMDSKRASTKKLASTPWRFAEIRYQDRQCLIAPIVSSERRQYIPMSILPKGTVVSNAAFAIYDAEPWLLGILSSKMHMAWVRAVGGQLETRLRYSASVVYNTFPLRPLLEHEKQELTAKARSVLFARENHSEKTLAEMYDPDKMPEDLRQAHEELDVAVDRLYRQKPYNSDEERLADLFALYEQMTNTEKDKK